From Arthrobacter sp. FW306-2-2C-D06B, a single genomic window includes:
- a CDS encoding sugar ABC transporter substrate-binding protein, which yields MLNMKVPARSAGTAFIATLAITALAACSSTGTSPSPSATSSGGTVPQISADAFTADFSAMKQLTSLASQGKGMVGVLLPDTTTSARYVTFDAPYLKKAFEAAGLDSSKFKIDNAQGSASTMQTQAEADITAGASVLLVDAIDSGSGAAIEAAASARGVKVVDYDRLVKGGAKDRTYVSFDNVKVGQLIGQGEITCIADWKVSKPNILVMDGDPTDNNAKLFAEGYNGVLKPHFDNGEYVNVGEPAGTWTPSVAQTTFAQQYTAHPNINAVVTPNDDNANAVIAYLQSKQIPAKTFPTTGQDASLSGLQNILKGYQCGTVYKPIYFEAQAAAAAVLYLRAGVPVPSTLVNSKTTDDTAKSDIASVLLTPLWVTSKNMADTVVKDGAVTSSSLCISQVKDACTAAGIQ from the coding sequence ATGTTAAATATGAAGGTCCCGGCACGAAGCGCCGGAACCGCCTTCATCGCAACCCTCGCTATCACGGCACTCGCCGCATGCTCGAGCACGGGCACATCGCCTTCTCCAAGCGCCACGAGTTCCGGAGGAACGGTACCGCAGATCTCTGCGGATGCATTCACGGCCGACTTCTCGGCCATGAAACAGCTCACCTCGCTCGCTTCACAGGGCAAGGGCATGGTGGGCGTGCTGCTGCCGGACACCACCACTTCCGCGCGGTACGTCACCTTCGATGCCCCCTACCTGAAGAAGGCCTTTGAAGCCGCCGGACTCGACTCCTCAAAGTTCAAGATCGACAATGCGCAGGGCAGCGCAAGCACGATGCAGACGCAGGCCGAGGCTGACATCACGGCAGGAGCCTCCGTGCTGCTTGTCGACGCCATCGACTCCGGCTCGGGCGCGGCCATCGAGGCGGCCGCCAGCGCCCGCGGCGTCAAAGTGGTCGACTATGACCGGCTCGTCAAAGGCGGCGCGAAGGATCGCACGTACGTGAGCTTCGACAACGTCAAAGTGGGCCAACTGATTGGCCAGGGTGAGATCACATGCATCGCGGACTGGAAAGTCAGCAAACCAAACATCCTGGTCATGGATGGCGATCCGACCGACAACAACGCGAAGCTGTTCGCTGAAGGATATAACGGCGTACTCAAGCCGCACTTCGACAACGGCGAGTACGTCAACGTCGGAGAGCCGGCAGGCACTTGGACACCGTCGGTGGCACAGACGACATTCGCCCAGCAGTACACCGCACACCCGAACATCAACGCGGTGGTCACGCCTAACGACGACAACGCCAATGCCGTGATCGCCTACCTGCAGAGCAAGCAAATACCTGCTAAGACCTTCCCGACGACTGGGCAGGATGCGTCCTTGTCCGGGCTGCAGAACATCCTGAAGGGGTACCAGTGCGGAACGGTGTACAAGCCGATCTACTTTGAAGCCCAGGCGGCCGCCGCAGCAGTCCTCTACCTGCGCGCGGGCGTGCCCGTTCCGTCAACCCTCGTCAACAGCAAGACGACTGATGACACGGCGAAGTCCGACATCGCATCGGTCCTGCTGACCCCGCTGTGGGTGACCTCGAAGAACATGGCGGACACCGTGGTCAAGGACGGTGCCGTGACGAGTTCGTCGCTGTGCATCTCGCAGGTGAAGGACGCGTGCACCGCGGCAGGTATCCAGTAG
- a CDS encoding SPW repeat protein, whose amino-acid sequence MKKWTRWQDWVTVVAGLYAALSVIWTTAAGSSAALMVVFGALLIVSGVINLAMPGTPAMEWVQAAFGALLFLSPWLGSYSMQAGAAWTSWIAGLVALVVTAMAIKPSTEEHRHHMVSPSH is encoded by the coding sequence ATGAAGAAGTGGACGCGATGGCAGGATTGGGTCACGGTTGTCGCCGGTCTCTATGCTGCTCTCTCGGTCATCTGGACCACGGCGGCCGGCTCGTCAGCTGCCTTGATGGTCGTGTTCGGCGCTTTGCTGATCGTTAGCGGTGTCATCAATCTGGCCATGCCCGGAACGCCGGCCATGGAGTGGGTGCAGGCAGCTTTCGGTGCCTTGCTGTTCCTTTCTCCGTGGCTAGGCTCCTACTCCATGCAAGCGGGGGCCGCCTGGACATCCTGGATCGCTGGCCTCGTGGCGCTCGTCGTCACTGCGATGGCGATCAAGCCCAGCACCGAGGAACACCGGCATCACATGGTCAGCCCTTCGCACTGA
- a CDS encoding glycoside hydrolase family 15 protein, translated as MITGAQARPVVNQDGYLPIEDHGLIGDGSTCALVGRDGAITWLCLPEFDSPPFLAGILDADSGGRFEISPIRTLASSQRYTEDSCVLVTSLVSDRGVLQVTDGLTLRAGADLSEPVPAGRSELLRHARAVGGDVPLRISLIPKAGVTFDTLATGWRFDWRQDGVQEVYLWSSVELIPDGRGLSAELTLRAGETLTMVLHWSGRFRLRQHPESKKLIDQTVYAWRRWASSLDCEGSQAELMKRSALTLKMLDHAETGAILAAATSSLPEWPGTSRNWDYRYTWVRDASFSNYVFRRIGDPSDADVFLAWVLTNVERDGVPHVMYALDGSQPPDEVQDPQLRGYRGSAPVRWGNGARHQLQHDVYGEIVDIAYQWSGSGKRVDERLWAALIPIVEMAIRSWRVPDSGPWEIRDKSRPFTYSAALCYVAIDRAIQIARRDGLPYPKRRWEATAGRIRQAALTQSWDPLRRTFTENLGGHGGLDASLLTLPVRNVIDFDDPRMVSTTQAIAGELDAGNGLLFRYLPEVSPDGLAGSEGAFLLCSFWLVDNLAGQGRVDEAHELYESLCSRANPLGLLPEQIHPDTGEFLGNFPQAFSHVGVLASGLRLLKAERRAANAGSTAQKQI; from the coding sequence ATGATCACTGGTGCCCAAGCGCGTCCGGTGGTTAACCAAGACGGGTATTTGCCCATCGAGGATCACGGACTTATCGGCGATGGGTCGACGTGCGCTTTGGTGGGACGGGACGGCGCAATTACCTGGCTTTGCCTGCCGGAATTCGACAGTCCCCCGTTCCTGGCGGGGATCCTTGACGCGGATTCGGGCGGCCGCTTTGAAATATCCCCTATTCGCACCCTTGCATCGTCCCAGCGCTATACCGAGGATTCCTGCGTGCTGGTCACCTCCCTGGTGTCCGATCGCGGCGTGCTGCAGGTGACGGACGGACTTACGCTGCGTGCCGGCGCCGACTTGTCAGAGCCGGTGCCGGCCGGCCGTTCCGAACTCCTGCGGCACGCGCGAGCCGTGGGCGGCGACGTCCCCCTGCGCATCAGCCTGATACCGAAGGCCGGTGTCACCTTCGACACCCTGGCCACTGGCTGGAGGTTTGATTGGCGGCAGGACGGAGTCCAGGAAGTCTACCTATGGTCCTCCGTTGAACTGATCCCTGACGGTCGTGGCTTGTCCGCCGAATTGACGCTTCGCGCGGGAGAGACCCTGACCATGGTCCTGCACTGGTCGGGGCGGTTCCGGCTTCGTCAGCATCCCGAGAGCAAGAAGCTCATCGACCAGACCGTGTACGCGTGGCGCCGGTGGGCATCGAGCCTGGACTGCGAAGGCTCCCAAGCGGAGTTGATGAAGCGTTCGGCCCTGACGCTGAAAATGTTGGATCACGCCGAAACAGGGGCCATCCTGGCGGCCGCCACCTCATCCCTGCCTGAGTGGCCAGGGACGTCACGGAACTGGGACTACCGGTACACGTGGGTCCGTGACGCATCCTTCTCCAACTATGTGTTCAGGCGTATTGGCGACCCCAGTGATGCGGACGTCTTCCTTGCCTGGGTCCTGACCAACGTTGAGCGGGACGGTGTCCCGCACGTCATGTACGCCCTCGACGGTTCCCAGCCGCCCGATGAGGTGCAGGATCCACAGCTGCGGGGATACCGCGGCTCGGCGCCGGTCAGGTGGGGAAACGGCGCCCGGCACCAACTCCAGCACGATGTGTATGGTGAAATCGTCGATATCGCCTACCAGTGGTCGGGCAGTGGGAAGCGAGTCGATGAGCGGCTATGGGCCGCGCTGATCCCCATAGTCGAAATGGCCATCAGGAGCTGGCGGGTTCCGGACTCGGGACCCTGGGAGATCCGGGACAAGAGCAGGCCCTTCACCTACTCGGCGGCGCTGTGCTATGTCGCAATCGACCGTGCCATCCAGATCGCGCGCAGGGATGGGCTTCCCTATCCCAAGCGCCGGTGGGAGGCCACGGCCGGGCGAATCCGGCAGGCTGCCCTGACGCAATCCTGGGATCCACTGCGTCGCACCTTCACCGAGAATCTGGGCGGCCATGGCGGACTGGACGCGTCCTTGTTGACCCTTCCTGTCCGTAATGTCATTGATTTCGACGATCCGCGGATGGTGTCCACTACTCAAGCCATCGCCGGAGAGCTCGACGCCGGCAACGGACTTTTGTTCCGCTACCTGCCAGAGGTTTCTCCCGATGGTCTGGCGGGGAGCGAAGGGGCGTTCCTCCTCTGCAGCTTCTGGTTGGTGGACAACCTGGCCGGACAAGGGCGGGTGGACGAGGCCCATGAACTCTACGAATCCCTCTGCAGCCGTGCGAATCCACTGGGACTGCTGCCAGAGCAGATCCACCCGGATACGGGTGAGTTCCTCGGGAACTTCCCGCAGGCGTTCAGCCATGTGGGGGTACTGGCCAGCGGCCTGCGCCTGCTGAAAGCGGAGCGGCGGGCCGCGAACGCCGGCTCCACCGCGCAGAAGCAGATATAG
- a CDS encoding zinc-dependent alcohol dehydrogenase family protein: MRATIIHGPGDIRVEDRNYPTVQLPTDVVVKVTASCVCGSDLWPYRGVKPTHQPSAIGHEFIGTVESIGDDITDLAVGDFVIAPFLVSCGACPQCLNGVTVACDHLAGWGGKDDSGHTIDGGQGQAVRVPLAESTLVKVPGVTEPGDALRASLLTLSDVMATGHHAALAAKVSPGRTVVVVGDGAVGLCGVLAAKRLGAERIIAMSRHADRQAIALEFGATDIVAERGDDGVAKVRELLGGVLADSVLECVGTKESMEQALHSVRPGGALGFVGVPTGGAEAPLRYLFDTNISIAGGMAPARTYIPELLDDVLKGKINPGRVFDTVMPLEEAPEAYRAMDERRSIKVLLTP, translated from the coding sequence ATGCGCGCCACCATCATCCACGGTCCCGGCGACATCCGTGTTGAAGACCGTAACTACCCCACGGTCCAGCTGCCCACCGACGTCGTTGTCAAAGTCACGGCCTCCTGCGTCTGCGGATCGGATCTGTGGCCGTACCGCGGCGTCAAGCCCACCCACCAGCCTTCGGCCATTGGACACGAATTCATCGGCACGGTGGAAAGCATCGGCGACGACATCACGGACTTGGCGGTCGGCGACTTCGTCATCGCTCCCTTCCTGGTCAGCTGCGGCGCCTGCCCGCAATGCTTGAACGGCGTCACCGTTGCCTGCGATCATTTGGCAGGTTGGGGCGGCAAAGATGACAGCGGGCACACGATCGACGGCGGCCAGGGCCAGGCCGTGCGCGTACCGCTCGCCGAGTCGACCCTCGTCAAGGTTCCCGGCGTCACGGAGCCCGGCGACGCCCTCCGTGCGAGCTTGCTGACGCTCTCCGATGTGATGGCGACCGGGCACCATGCCGCCCTCGCGGCGAAGGTCAGCCCCGGCAGGACTGTCGTCGTCGTCGGCGACGGCGCGGTAGGGCTCTGCGGCGTGCTCGCAGCGAAGCGGCTCGGAGCCGAGCGGATCATCGCGATGTCCCGGCACGCCGACCGCCAGGCGATTGCCCTCGAGTTCGGGGCCACGGACATCGTCGCCGAGCGCGGCGACGACGGAGTGGCCAAGGTCCGTGAGTTGCTGGGAGGCGTTTTGGCCGACTCCGTCCTGGAGTGCGTCGGGACGAAGGAATCCATGGAACAGGCACTGCACAGTGTCCGCCCGGGCGGCGCCCTTGGCTTTGTTGGTGTCCCGACGGGCGGAGCCGAAGCCCCGCTGCGCTATTTGTTCGACACGAACATTTCGATTGCCGGCGGCATGGCTCCGGCTCGCACCTACATCCCGGAGTTGCTCGACGACGTGCTCAAAGGAAAGATCAATCCGGGCCGGGTCTTCGACACCGTGATGCCGCTCGAGGAAGCCCCCGAGGCCTACCGCGCCATGGACGAACGTCGCTCCATCAAGGTCCTGCTCACGCCCTGA
- a CDS encoding LacI family DNA-binding transcriptional regulator: MTKSSGRLPRLEDVAERAGVSHQTVSRVINDHPNVSKGTRERVEAAIAELGYRRNTAARSLVTRRSQTIGVLASELAQYGPANTLLGVEQAARDAGYFVSIAALRTVSREAILDAVRHFLDQSVDGIVVMVPHSETLLALAEVDPGVPVVAVGSMGDASVSGAMVDQKRGAELAVRHLLDQGHRRIGHVAGPQDWIDGVARAEGWSAVLRAAGLEDDLLVVGDWSAGSGYDIGRKLADERTATALFVGNDQMALGLLRAFSEAGVRVPEDVSVVGFDDQPESGYFTPPLTTVRQDFEELGRRCMDLMLGGIEDGENVGTTVVEPELVIRRSTSAPA; encoded by the coding sequence ATGACAAAAAGCAGCGGACGCTTGCCACGGCTTGAGGACGTGGCGGAACGGGCAGGAGTCTCGCACCAGACCGTGTCCCGGGTGATCAACGACCACCCCAACGTCAGCAAGGGCACCCGGGAGCGTGTCGAGGCGGCCATCGCGGAGCTGGGATACCGGCGCAACACCGCTGCACGGAGCCTCGTGACCCGTCGCTCGCAGACCATCGGCGTCCTGGCGAGCGAGCTGGCGCAATACGGTCCGGCGAACACCTTGCTGGGCGTTGAACAGGCGGCGAGGGATGCCGGCTATTTCGTCAGCATCGCAGCTTTGAGGACGGTCAGCCGGGAGGCGATTCTTGATGCGGTCCGGCATTTCCTGGACCAGTCCGTGGACGGGATCGTGGTGATGGTGCCGCACTCGGAAACCCTGCTGGCGTTGGCCGAAGTGGACCCCGGGGTTCCCGTGGTGGCCGTGGGATCGATGGGTGACGCCTCCGTCAGCGGAGCCATGGTGGACCAGAAGCGCGGCGCGGAACTGGCCGTCAGGCACCTGCTTGATCAAGGACATCGCAGGATCGGACACGTGGCCGGACCGCAGGATTGGATCGACGGAGTGGCCAGGGCCGAAGGGTGGAGCGCGGTGTTGCGGGCCGCGGGCCTTGAGGATGATCTGCTGGTGGTGGGGGACTGGAGTGCCGGCAGCGGTTACGACATCGGCAGGAAGCTCGCCGATGAAAGGACGGCCACCGCGCTTTTTGTGGGAAATGACCAGATGGCCTTGGGCCTGCTGCGGGCCTTCAGCGAGGCCGGCGTCCGCGTGCCCGAGGACGTTTCTGTGGTGGGTTTCGATGACCAACCCGAATCCGGCTACTTCACGCCGCCGCTGACCACGGTGCGCCAGGACTTCGAAGAACTCGGGCGGCGCTGCATGGACCTCATGCTGGGCGGCATCGAGGACGGGGAAAACGTCGGCACCACCGTGGTGGAGCCCGAGCTGGTGATCCGCCGAAGTACCTCCGCACCAGCCTGA
- the araB gene encoding ribulokinase, which yields MGVTADGKDHYVIGVDYGTLSGRAVVVRVRDGKVMGSGVFDYPHAVITEALPADLADVPDGTATRLPGEWALQVPQDYRDVLRHAVPAAVRDAGIDPAAVVGIATDFTACTMVPVTAEGTPLNELDGFADRPHAYVKLWRHHAAQGQADRINALAAARGEAWLPRYGGLISSEWEFAKGLQLLEEDPEAYAQMDHWVEAADWIVWQLCGNYVRNACTAGYKGIYQDGAYPSGEFLGALNPGFRDFVGSKLAHTIGRLGDAGGYLTAEAAAWTGLPEGIAVAVGNVDAHVTAPAARAVEPGQLVAIMGTSTCHVMNAEVLREVPGMCGVVDGGIVDGLWGYEAGQSGVGDIFGWFTRYGVPPEYHEAAEEQGMGIHEYLTELASTHKIGEHGLIALDWHSGNRSVLVDHELSGVIVGQTLATKPEDIYRALLEATAFGTRTIVDAFRDSGVPVKEFIVAGGLLKNTLLMQIYADITGLQLSTIGSAQGPALGSAIHAAVAAGEYPDIRAAAAAMGSEPGAVYTPIPENVAAYEELFHEYRTLHDYFGRGANEVMHRLKKIQRNAGKTLLAVGASA from the coding sequence ATGGGCGTCACAGCGGACGGCAAGGATCATTACGTCATCGGCGTGGACTACGGCACGCTTTCCGGCAGGGCCGTCGTGGTGCGGGTCAGGGACGGCAAGGTAATGGGAAGCGGCGTCTTCGACTATCCGCACGCGGTCATCACGGAGGCCCTGCCGGCAGATCTGGCGGACGTACCTGATGGAACAGCCACACGGCTTCCGGGGGAATGGGCACTTCAGGTGCCCCAGGACTACCGGGACGTGTTGCGTCACGCGGTCCCCGCCGCGGTGCGCGACGCCGGGATCGACCCTGCCGCCGTCGTCGGAATCGCCACCGACTTCACGGCCTGCACCATGGTGCCGGTCACGGCAGAGGGAACCCCGCTCAATGAGCTGGACGGGTTCGCCGACCGGCCGCACGCCTATGTGAAACTGTGGCGCCATCACGCGGCCCAGGGCCAGGCGGACCGCATCAACGCCCTGGCCGCCGCCCGGGGCGAGGCGTGGCTGCCGCGCTATGGCGGGCTGATTTCCTCGGAGTGGGAGTTCGCCAAGGGCCTGCAGCTCCTGGAGGAGGACCCGGAAGCGTACGCGCAGATGGACCATTGGGTGGAGGCTGCGGACTGGATCGTCTGGCAGCTGTGCGGAAACTATGTGCGGAACGCCTGCACGGCCGGGTACAAGGGCATCTACCAGGACGGCGCCTACCCGTCCGGGGAGTTCCTGGGCGCCCTGAACCCTGGCTTCCGGGACTTCGTGGGCAGCAAGCTGGCCCACACGATCGGCCGGCTGGGCGATGCCGGCGGTTACCTGACGGCCGAAGCGGCCGCGTGGACCGGGCTGCCGGAGGGCATCGCCGTCGCGGTCGGGAATGTGGACGCGCACGTGACCGCCCCGGCGGCCAGGGCCGTGGAACCGGGACAGCTCGTCGCGATCATGGGCACCTCTACCTGCCACGTCATGAACGCCGAGGTCCTGCGCGAAGTGCCGGGCATGTGCGGCGTGGTCGACGGCGGGATCGTGGACGGGCTCTGGGGCTACGAAGCCGGCCAGTCCGGGGTCGGCGATATTTTCGGCTGGTTCACCCGGTACGGCGTCCCGCCCGAATACCACGAGGCCGCCGAAGAACAGGGCATGGGCATCCACGAATACCTCACCGAACTCGCCTCCACCCATAAGATCGGCGAACACGGACTCATCGCCCTGGACTGGCACTCGGGCAACCGCTCCGTCCTAGTGGACCACGAACTCTCCGGCGTGATCGTCGGCCAGACCCTCGCCACGAAACCCGAGGACATCTACCGGGCGCTCCTGGAGGCCACGGCCTTCGGCACCCGCACCATCGTGGATGCCTTCCGCGACTCCGGAGTCCCGGTGAAGGAATTCATCGTCGCCGGGGGACTGTTGAAGAACACGCTGCTGATGCAGATCTACGCCGACATCACCGGCCTGCAGCTCTCCACGATCGGCTCCGCCCAGGGCCCGGCGCTGGGTTCTGCCATCCACGCCGCCGTCGCCGCGGGGGAGTACCCGGACATCCGGGCCGCCGCGGCCGCCATGGGATCCGAACCCGGCGCCGTCTACACGCCGATCCCGGAAAACGTCGCCGCCTACGAGGAACTCTTCCACGAATACCGGACCCTGCACGATTACTTCGGCAGGGGAGCGAACGAGGTCATGCATCGGCTCAAAAAGATCCAGCGGAACGCCGGCAAAACACTGCTTGCCGTTGGCGCATCCGCATGA
- a CDS encoding L-ribulose-5-phosphate 4-epimerase, translated as MSALLETISRIRAEVCALHAELTRYELVVWTAGNVSARVPGHELMVIKPSGVSYDALTPGSMVVADLHGVPVAGDSDGEWGNPELSPSSDTAAHAYVYRNMPDVGGVVHTHSTYATAWAARGEAIPCVLTMMGDEFGGTIPVGPFALIGDDSIGRGIVDTLRASHSPAVLMQNHGPFTIGKDARAAVKAAVMCEEVARTVHISRQLGEPLPIDTARIESLYDRYQNVYGR; from the coding sequence ATGAGCGCCCTGCTGGAGACGATTTCCCGGATCCGGGCCGAGGTCTGCGCGCTGCACGCCGAACTGACACGGTACGAGCTCGTCGTGTGGACGGCAGGAAATGTCTCCGCACGCGTCCCCGGCCATGAGCTGATGGTGATCAAACCGTCGGGGGTTTCCTACGATGCGCTGACGCCCGGGTCCATGGTGGTCGCCGACCTGCACGGGGTTCCCGTAGCGGGCGATAGCGACGGTGAGTGGGGCAACCCGGAACTGTCGCCGTCGTCGGACACTGCCGCGCACGCCTACGTGTACCGGAACATGCCCGACGTCGGCGGAGTCGTCCACACCCATTCCACCTACGCCACGGCCTGGGCCGCGCGCGGGGAGGCGATCCCGTGCGTGCTGACCATGATGGGGGACGAATTCGGCGGCACGATTCCGGTGGGCCCGTTCGCGCTGATCGGGGACGATTCGATCGGCCGGGGGATCGTTGACACGCTCCGGGCCTCCCATTCCCCGGCGGTCCTGATGCAGAACCACGGCCCGTTCACCATCGGCAAGGATGCCCGCGCCGCGGTGAAGGCGGCCGTGATGTGCGAGGAAGTGGCCCGCACGGTCCACATTTCGCGGCAGCTCGGCGAACCGCTGCCCATCGACACAGCCCGGATCGAGTCCCTCTACGATCGCTACCAGAACGTCTACGGCCGCTAA
- the araA gene encoding L-arabinose isomerase: MPHAHTTSLEPYEVWFLTGSQHLYGEDVLKQVAAQSQEIAAALNASSDVPVKLVWKPVLTDSDAIRRTALEANSDDAVIGVTAWMHTFSPAKMWIQGLDLLRKPLLHLHTQANVELPWADIDFDFMNLNQAAHGDREFGYIQSRLGVPRKTVVGHVSNPEVTRQVGAWQRAAAGWAAVRTLKLTRFGDNMRNVAVTEGDKTEAELRFGVSVNTWSVNELADAVHGAPESDVDALVAEYERLYEVAPELRAGGARHDSLRYSARIELGLRSFLEANGSAAFTTSFEDLGELRQLPGMAVQRLMADGYGFGAEGDWKTAILVRAAKVMGAGLPGGASLMEDYTYHLTPGQEKILGAHMLEVCPSLTAAKPRVEIHPLGIGGKEDPVRMVFDADAGPGVVVALSDMRDRFRLVANAVDVVDLPEPLPNLPVARALWSPKPDFATSAAAWLTAGAAHHTVLSTQVGMDVFEDFAEIARTELLTIDEGTTIKAFKKELAWNAAYYKLAGGL, encoded by the coding sequence ATGCCACATGCCCACACCACTTCCCTCGAACCCTACGAAGTCTGGTTCCTGACCGGCAGCCAGCACCTCTACGGTGAGGACGTCCTGAAGCAGGTCGCCGCGCAGTCCCAGGAGATCGCCGCCGCGCTGAACGCTTCCTCCGATGTGCCGGTCAAGCTCGTCTGGAAGCCGGTGCTGACCGACTCCGACGCCATCCGCCGCACCGCGCTCGAAGCCAACTCCGACGACGCCGTGATCGGCGTGACCGCCTGGATGCACACCTTCTCGCCCGCCAAAATGTGGATCCAGGGCCTTGACCTGCTGCGCAAGCCCCTGCTGCACCTGCACACCCAGGCCAACGTGGAACTGCCCTGGGCGGACATCGACTTCGATTTCATGAACCTGAACCAGGCAGCCCACGGCGACCGTGAATTCGGCTACATCCAGTCCCGCCTCGGCGTGCCGCGGAAGACCGTCGTCGGGCATGTCTCCAATCCGGAAGTCACACGCCAGGTGGGCGCCTGGCAGCGCGCCGCGGCCGGCTGGGCCGCCGTGCGCACTCTGAAGCTCACCCGTTTCGGGGACAACATGCGCAACGTCGCCGTGACCGAAGGGGATAAAACCGAAGCCGAACTGCGCTTCGGCGTCTCGGTCAACACCTGGTCCGTGAACGAACTCGCTGACGCCGTGCACGGCGCGCCGGAGTCCGACGTCGACGCCCTCGTCGCCGAGTACGAGCGCCTCTACGAGGTCGCACCCGAACTGCGCGCCGGCGGTGCCCGGCACGACTCCTTGCGCTACAGCGCCCGGATCGAACTCGGTCTGCGGTCCTTCCTTGAAGCCAACGGCTCCGCGGCCTTCACCACCTCCTTCGAGGACCTGGGCGAACTGCGCCAGCTCCCGGGCATGGCAGTGCAGCGGCTCATGGCCGACGGCTACGGCTTCGGCGCCGAGGGCGACTGGAAGACCGCCATCCTGGTCCGGGCCGCGAAGGTCATGGGCGCCGGACTTCCCGGCGGCGCCTCCCTCATGGAGGACTACACCTACCACCTGACCCCGGGGCAGGAGAAGATCCTCGGCGCGCACATGCTCGAAGTCTGCCCCTCCCTGACCGCGGCCAAGCCGCGCGTGGAGATCCACCCGCTGGGCATCGGCGGCAAGGAAGACCCCGTCCGCATGGTCTTCGACGCCGATGCCGGCCCCGGAGTCGTCGTCGCGCTCTCGGACATGCGCGACCGCTTCCGCCTCGTCGCGAACGCCGTCGACGTCGTCGACCTCCCCGAACCGCTGCCCAACCTCCCCGTCGCCCGGGCGCTCTGGTCACCCAAGCCCGACTTCGCGACCTCCGCCGCCGCCTGGCTCACCGCAGGGGCCGCGCACCACACCGTGCTCTCCACGCAGGTGGGCATGGACGTGTTCGAAGACTTCGCCGAGATCGCCCGGACCGAACTGCTCACCATTGACGAAGGCACCACGATCAAGGCGTTCAAGAAGGAGCTGGCCTGGAACGCCGCCTACTACAAACTCGCCGGCGGGCTGTGA